A genomic region of Papaver somniferum cultivar HN1 chromosome 7, ASM357369v1, whole genome shotgun sequence contains the following coding sequences:
- the LOC113292620 gene encoding early light-induced protein 1, chloroplastic-like — protein MAAASSSSVYHSILSNHVTGRVQSQPRRNASFSVRCMAEEKQPQQPSSTPMTTSSSTTPPPAAQAPIAAPTFPPPQAAPKKMSTKFTDLLAFSGPAPERINGRLAMIGFVAAMGVELARGTDVAAQLADGGLPWFIGTSVVLSLASLIPLSKGISVESKSDGVMTSKAELWNGRFAMLGLVALVFTEFVKGGALV, from the exons ATGGCGGCTGCTTCATCATCATCTGTTTATCACTCAATCTTGTCTAACCATGTCACTGGCCGTGTCCAAAGCCAACCACGAAGAAATGCTAGCTTTAGCGTTCGTTGCATGGCCGAG GAGAAACAGCCACAGCAACCATCATCAACTCCCATGACAACCAGTAGCAGTACTACTCCACCACCTGCAGCACAAGCTCCAATTGCAGCTCCTACTTTTCCACCACCACAGGCTGCACCTAAG AAGATGAGCACGAAATTCACAGATTTATTAGCATTCAGTGGTCCAGCACCAGAGAGGATTAACGGCAGGCTTGCCATGATAGGCTTTGTTGCTGCCATGGGAGTCGAGCTTGCTAGAGGTACTGATGTTGCCGCACAATTGGCCGATGGAGGCCTTCCATGGTTCATTGGGACTAGTGTTGTGCTATCTTTGGCTTCCCTTATCCCATTGTCCAAAGGTATCAGCGTTGAATCCAAATCCGACGGGGTAATGACATCCAAGGCCGAGTTGTGGAATGGTAGATTCGCCATGTTAGGTTTGGTTGCTCTGGTATTTACTGAGTTTGTCAAGGGTGGGGCGCTTGTTTAA
- the LOC113294426 gene encoding uncharacterized protein LOC113294426: protein MTYQTWIHHGEQPSDHVFNVEAPPPLPANHVLNEDAPVSRLHDLFTETLGRAVGVNNFENFHNNSDCPSGDDIEDGSGGNNQDRADVNDVNYNKQLQDAAQPLYLGCSAEHTKLSTTVCLLSMKARYQCSDVFMTMLLGYLKTILPAENTLPDNCRKAKDMIKPFQFPVQIIHACINDCILYRKDYADLEECPKCKESRWKQPPEGSIPTTRKLSVKILRYFPVTERLQRMYSVPWIAELMIWYSKVVESATHMRHPVDSSQWKSIDRKWPEFCEEKRHVRLGLETDGFNPPMTDFHG from the coding sequence ATGACATACCAAACATGGATCCATCATGGAGAACAACCTAGTGATCATGTTTTCAATGTTGAAGCTCCTCCTCCTCTACCCGCTAATCATGTTCTGAATGAAGATGCTCCTGTTTCGAGATTGCACGACTTGTTTACTGAGACATTAGGACGTGCAGTTGGTGTCAATAACTTTGAAAACTTCCATAACAATTCTGACTGTCCCTCGGGTGATGATATTGAAGATGGTTCTGGTGGTAATAATCAAGATAGAGCTGATGTCAATGATGTCAATTACAATAAGCAATTGCAAGATGCGGCGCAACCCTTATATCTAGGTTGTAGTGCTGAACATACAAAACTATCGACAACAGTTTGTTTACTTAGTATGAAAGCAAGATATCAATGTTCTGATGTTTTCATGACCATGTTATTGGGATATTTGAAAACTATTTTACCGGCTGAGAACACGTTACCTGATAATTGTAGGAAAGCTAAGGATATGATTAAACCGTTTCAGTTTCCGGTACAAATTATCCATGCTTGCATTAATGATTGCATTCTCTATCGGAAGGATTATGCTGATTTAGAGGAGTGTCCTAAATGTAAGGAAAGTAGATGGAAACAGCCGCCAGAAGGGAGTATTCCAACTACTAGAAAGTTGTCGGTAAAGATACTTAGATATTTTCCAGTTACGGAAAGGTTACAACGAATGTATAGTGTCCCTTGGATAGCTGAGCTGATGATTTGGTATTCTAAGGTTGTGGAAAGTGCTACACACATGCGGCATCCTGTGGATTCTTCTCAGTGGAAGTCTATAGATCGAAAGTGGCCTGAGTTTTGTGAAGAGAAGCGACACGTGCGTCTGGGACTAGAAACTGATGGTTTTAACCCTCCCATGACAGATTTTCATGGTTAA
- the LOC113300619 gene encoding uncharacterized protein LOC113300619, whose translation MTDFRRLTIGPTIRTISYNSYCINGYLFYTADAEKHLTTQNSRVTMNACTIFRESSGDTNLVDDDTTYYDVLKKILELDYGVFTEVVFYCDWARFEDKVHGSYVDRETKLRFVNFEKFARSSKEEDEPFIHASQASQVFYRSDLTRKHWNLVFESPIRSHPHMNAFEDPYVFTATSSDVPLISETIEDDDYWSGIAQGDDEYSDVDDQELALAECADDEYSDGDA comes from the exons ATGACAGATTTTCGTAGGCTCACAATTGGGCCGACGATCCGCACAATTTCGTATAATTCTTATTGTATTAATGGATATCTATTCTATACAgcagatgcagaaaaacattTGACTACACAAAATAGTAGAGTCACAATGAATGCTTGCACCATCTTTAGAGAAAGTTCCGGGGATACTAACCTTGTCGATGATGATACTACATACTACGACGTTCTGAAAAAGATACTTGAACTAGACTATGGAGTTTTCACAGAAGTTGTTTTTTATTGTGATTGGGCACGATTCGAAGACAAAGTACATGGATCATATGTAGATCGAGAGACAAAGTTGAGGTTTGTCAATTTTGAAAAGTTTGCGAGAAGCTCAAAGGAAGAAGACGAGCCGTTCATCCATGCTTCTCAAGCTAGCCAAGTTTTTTACCGTAGCGATTTGACTAGAAAGCATTGGAATCTGGTTTTTGAATCTCCTATAAGATCACACCCCCATATGAATGCTTTTGAAGATCCATATGTCTTTACTGCAACCTCTAGTGATGTTCCATTGATTTCAGAAACgattgaagatgatgattattGGAGTGGAATTGCTCAG GGAGATGATGAGTATTCGGATGTAGATGATCAG GAACTAGCACTAGCTGAATGTGCAGATGATGAATATTCCGATGGGGATGCTTAG